One genomic window of Gossypium hirsutum isolate 1008001.06 chromosome D11, Gossypium_hirsutum_v2.1, whole genome shotgun sequence includes the following:
- the LOC107925807 gene encoding uncharacterized protein — MCSAGAASTNTVNGRNKENKAMGFLLVFFPEAIHNKIIGNSINNTTTNNKTSSSRFIKRTNPNLLFTKARFTISMCALLVSLTLLFFTLSTLEPSSSSIWGFKPLHVLKKKPNVVSSSSSFALHGMGTLYRRGTTAMDQLIICHVVEDIAEDELKLFLRVLHRSGITSRADIVFLFGSSLLSSRFSFLIHEENESFSKLVRYYNELNTTSSRDSAFRFNSTQFWKSGKKDMGEPIWGKKGRGNYSSSNEDESESIRLIYGSVVGFDVNELDPENSLGGFLDYIPLSLRRWACYPMLLGKLRRNFNYVMLLDVKSLLLLSDPLGRVRSRSSESIYLFSSCSNNSKSNSEKTQSHCRVNSAILMGGVRGTRRLANAMLTQVVRATIRQHKNKNSVSESGIFSQLVGNGYIMKNVELTTLTESFQEAGSLSGLSSDSVEGYSIIQRGNVNRDISSMITNLICLCEADSSVYRDC; from the coding sequence ATGTGTTCCGCCGGAGCTGCCTCCACGAACACCGTCAACggaagaaacaaagaaaacaagGCAATGGGTTTTCTTCTCGTCTTCTTTCCCGAAGCCATCCACAACAAAATCATCGGCAACTCCATTAATAATACCACCACCAATAATAAAACATCATCATCAAGATTCATTAAAAGAACAAATCCCAATCTCCTTTTCACCAAAGCTCGATTCACCATTTCCATGTGCGCTCTTTTAGTTTCCCTCACTCTTCTCTTCTTCACTCTCTCAACTCTTGAACCTTCCTCTTCTTCTATTTGGGGTTTTAAACCTCTGCATGTACTCAAGAAAAAACCCAATGTCGTTTCGTCTTCTTCTTCGTTCGCTTTACATGGGATGGGTACTTTGTATAGACGTGGAACAACCGCCATGGACCAGCTTATCATTTGCCATGTTGTTGAAGATATAGCCGAAGATGAACTCAAGCTTTTCTTACGAGTCTTACATAGATCCGGTATCACTTCAAGAGCTGACATTGTTTTCCTTTTTGGGTCTTCTTTATTATCTTCTAGATTCAGCTTTTTGATTCATGAAGAGAACGAGTCATTCTCGAAACTCGTTCGATATTACAACGAGTTGAATACTACGAGTTCCCGTGACTCAGCCTTTCGTTTCAACTCGACCCAGTTTTGGAAATCTGGGAAGAAAGATATGGGAGAACCGATTTGGGGAAAGAAGGGGAGAGGGAATTATAGTAGTTCAAATGAAGATGAAAGTGAGTCAATTCGGTTGATTTATGGCTCAGTTGTGGGGTTTGATGTGAATGAGTTGGATCCTGAGAACTCGTTGGGTGGGTTTTTGGATTATATTCCACTGAGTTTAAGAAGATGGGCTTGTTATCCAATGTTATTAGGAAAATTAAGGCGAAATTTCAATTATGTAATGTTATTAGATGTTAAGAGTTTACTGTTACTCAGTGATCCGCTCGGCCGTGTTAGGAGTCGGAGTTCCGAgtccatttatttatttagcaGCTGCAGCAACAACAGTAAAAGTAACTCGGAGAAAACTCAGTCTCATTGTCGGGTTAACTCGGCGATTTTGATGGGTGGAGTTAGGGGAACTCGGAGGTTAGCCAATGCAATGTTGACTCAGGTTGTTAGAGCTACAATACGGCAGCATAAGAATAAGAACTCGGTATCTGAGTCGGGAATTTTCAGTCAACTCGTCGGCAATGGCTATATAATGAAGAATGTAGAGTTGACAACATTGACCGAGTCATTTCAAGAAGCGGGTTCACTCAGTGGGTTGAGTTCTGACTCAGTTGAAGGTTATTCAATAATCCAACGTGGTAATGTTAATCGTGATATTAGTTCCATGATTACGAACCTAATATGTTTATGTGAAGCAGATTCTTCTGTTTATAGGGATTGTTAA